The genomic interval CGTCGGCCGTGGCGGCGTCGTGGTGCTCCGCGAGGAGCATGTCTGCGAGTCGTTCCACGCCCGAGAGCGCGTGGGCGATGCCGGTGCTGTGGAGTGGATCGACGAAGCCGCAGGTCGTCGGCAAGAGCGCCCACCCGGGCCCGGCGGCGCGCGACCAGAGGCGCGACATCCTCGGCACCGCAGCCAGCGGCCGCACGGGCCGGGCGGTGGCGAGAAGCGCGTGGATTCCTTCGTGCCGGGCGAGCGTGTCGCCCCAGGCGCGCTCGGGGTTATTCAGTGCCTCGGTGGCCCAGGCGGTGGGCCGCACGATCCCCACGCTCGTCAGCCCGCCGCGGAAGCGCAGGATCCACACCCAGCCGTCATCGAGCACATGATGCTGTGCGGCATCGTCGGAGCGGAACGGCTCGACCGTCGAGCCGTCGCCCGCCGCCTGCCGGATCGCGTCCCAACTGCCGACGCCGGTGAAGTGTGAAAACACGCTGCCGGTTCTGGTGAGGAGCGTGTCGTCGCGGCGCTCGAGGCCCACGGCCCGGGCGAGTGCCCCGCCGCTGCCGGTCGAATCGATGACCACGCTGGCCCGCGCTCGGCCGGGGCCGCTTCCCGTCCATTCGATCGTCCACTGGCCGTCGTCGCGGCCGAGCCGGTCGAGCGTGATGCCTTCATGTGCTTCGGCTCCGGCCGTGCGTGCGTGGTCGAAGAGCCAGGCATCGACGTCGGCGCGGAGCCAGTGGGTATCGCTGGCGGCGTCGGTGGCGCTGGCGGCCACGAGCAGCGAAGCGGCGTGGTCGGGCGTGTCGGCATAGGGCTGGCCCGCCGGATGATGGAAGTAGGAAAACCCGCGCTTCAGTCCGCAGCCCACTTCGGGGCACGCTTTCAGCCAGGTGCCGTAGCGGGCCAGTGCCGCGAGGTCGCCGATGCCGTGCTTGGCGGCGATCCGGAGCAGCGCCATGTCGGCCAGCGGCGTGCTCGATTCGCCGATCGCAAACCGCGGGTGCCGGTCGCGGTCGAGGATCACGACGCGCATCCCCTGCCGGGCGAGGATCCACGCCAAAATGCTCCCGGCGAAGCCGCTGCCGAGGATCGCCACGTCGTGTGTCATCGCCGCGCCTCTTTCGGCATCGCGTGCGCCGCACATCCGCACGCGTGCCCCGCCCGTGGCAGCGCCCGTTGGGCTCGGTTGATGGCGTGGAGTCGGGCGTGGCGGGCTGGGCTACACAGCGCGCACTGGCCGGCGAGGCGGCCGAGGTCCCAGGTGTCTGCGGTCACGATCATCGGGGCGGCTTCGGCGAGAGCTCGTTCGACAGCTTCTTCGAGGAGGCCGAGGCACTTCACGTCAACAAGCTCGATCGGGATCGTCTGATTCGGGAAGGCGCCGACCCGGCTGACGCGATGACCGAGGCCGCCGCGTGGGTCAGGCAAATGGCCGGCGCCAGGCAGCCCGTCCTCGTGGCGTTTCCTCTGAGTTTCGACTGGACGTGGTTGTACTGGTACCTGACGAACTTTTCCCGAGACGGCTCACCGTTCGGGCACTCGAGTTGCTTTGACATCAAGATCGCGTTCGCCGTGAAGAGTCGATTACCGATTTCGGCGGCGGGGCGCTCCAAACTGCCCGTCGAGTTGCAGGCCCCGAGCCCGCACACGCATCATGCGGTGGATGACGCCCGAGAGCAGGCCG from Planctomycetota bacterium carries:
- a CDS encoding FAD-dependent oxidoreductase, with translation MCGARDAERGAAMTHDVAILGSGFAGSILAWILARQGMRVVILDRDRHPRFAIGESSTPLADMALLRIAAKHGIGDLAALARYGTWLKACPEVGCGLKRGFSYFHHPAGQPYADTPDHAASLLVAASATDAASDTHWLRADVDAWLFDHARTAGAEAHEGITLDRLGRDDGQWTIEWTGSGPGRARASVVIDSTGSGGALARAVGLERRDDTLLTRTGSVFSHFTGVGSWDAIRQAAGDGSTVEPFRSDDAAQHHVLDDGWVWILRFRGGLTSVGIVRPTAWATEALNNPERAWGDTLARHEGIHALLATARPVRPLAAVPRMSRLWSRAAGPGWALLPTTCGFVDPLHSTGIAHALSGVERLADMLLAEHHDAATADDGPWAAYGRAVPDEVAWIDRLVSGCYAGLPDFDRFRQACLLFFLATVSAERSIAGGATVAERGFLDARNAPLRTALTAVRDRIAAGESFTPEALRALVGHLDPVGLLDPAHRQRIAHTAATK